A single window of Vigna unguiculata cultivar IT97K-499-35 chromosome 1, ASM411807v1, whole genome shotgun sequence DNA harbors:
- the LOC114178659 gene encoding two-component response regulator ORR9-like — translation MPPSFITLFIFFSLLLLLLLLFWPATSHIIIIIMGLAAEAQFHVLAVDDSLIDRMLIERLLKTSSFHVTAVDSGSKALRFLGLVEDEKRNEEPPTIALEANQDVDVNLIITDYCMPEMTGYDLLRKIKESKSLKDIPVVIMSSENVPSRINRCLEDGADEFFLKPVQQSDVNRLRPHLLKSKVKDEEEQQMNNKRKETEEEEESDSPDKSRTKMEPQKVVNSS, via the exons ATGCCACCTTCTTTCATCActcttttcatctttttctctcttcttcttcttcttcttctcctgtTTTGGCCTGCAACTTCCCACATCATTATCATAATCATGGGTTTGGCTGCAGAGGCACAGTTTCATGTTCTGGCTGTTGATGATAGCCTTATTGACAGAATGTTGATTGAGAGACTCCTCAAAACCTCTTCTTTTCATg TTACTGCTGTGGATTCTGGTAGTAAGGCTTTGAGGTTTCTTGGTTTGGTTGAAGATGAGAAGAGAAATGAAGAGCCTCCCACCATTGCTTTAGAAGCCAATCAG GATGTAGATGTAAACCTGATCATAACTGATTACTGTATGCCAGAAATGACAGGGTATGATCTGCTCAGAAAAATCAAG GAATCTAAATCTCTTAAAGATATACCAGTGGTGATTATGTCCTCAGAGAATGTTCCATCAAGAATCAACAG ATGCCTAGAAGATGGAGCTGATGAATTCTTTTTGAAACCAGTTCAACAGTCAGATGTAAACAGGCTGAGACCACATTTGTTGAAATCAAAAGTTAAGGATGAAGAAGAGCAACAGATGAATAACAAAAGGAAGgaaacagaagaagaagaagaaagtgatTCCCCAGATAAAAGCAGGACAAAAATGGAGCCTCAAAAAGTGGTTAATTCAAGTTAA